From the Gordonia bronchialis DSM 43247 genome, one window contains:
- the nbtC gene encoding nocobactin polyketide synthase NbtC: protein MATLRLPDGTSPVVVSADTPALLRAEGASLADYLTRAPHVSPDQLSRMLFRSRPVRRFRALVSARDAAALVEGLRAVATGTDHPAVVRSDGPARRSRIALVFPGQGGQRPGMGALYHRHSAAFAAEVERLHAVFEEVAGCSPRSYLLDDDPDRDTSADDTAALIQPALFMQMAALAAMWRSFGVVPEIVVGHSQGEIAACYVAGVMDLHDAITVLTTRARSVDTTASQQYSMAVLDTDRAEAESLLARRSGWAEISVINSPRMTGVSGDTPIITSVVDQLAEAGRFSRVIAVRYPAHTAVMHEVARTILDATGERLSDKGFTATPITCIGSTLGEEITPDLPLGEYWFWNLRNVVRFDKAVARAVALGANTFVELSEHPTLQLPIGETLESIADATATVVGTSRRQAEDMSVIARNLVLIAVGDLDFDWTSLLVEDDTARGSAALPLPDFPHTITNDSFLWMTYATNRPEVSPPHAGTSAPATPAAVPDPTMTVAQRWVRIPRRSMVAPQTMGIVDLGALPGLADAIVEHAPDFGAAARRIDVAAESSDDATLLDGVDTVVVLGPAGAREPRADARTREAIGQAADFFGERRWWSAADPPRDHWLVTVGGEAVTDNESPEIGAAGIAAGFRCLGAEYPNASFGHLDLDPALLETGTVDAAVADKIVAALHIAREPDIALRGKDLFVKRLTPADDTATAETPAAGRHVLITGGTGKVGLEFADHFAAQGVTRLTLVSRRGATPEVQRRLDALRRNGTEVVVQRCDITDDAQVRALGESLADAPVDVAIHAAADLPPGTGGIGLEDITGDVVSRLCDAKVAGVHRILGAVPTSDDVRVLLCSSFAATIGGRGTIVYSAANRMLDAVATALRADGVDCASVQWGQWAVHDGSGAADAATLAAVGYRTMPSESAIRAGLAVRHNAIVAAFDWQRGHEVLRDFGYGPLLSDLASAEPAPPRPSTRPAADSTPGPAAPQPVRDLRTAALAVVADVIGAADVDAIDTTRPLVALGLDSLQALDLRRKVTEQFGYELPVTELVGGASLDDVTALLGQHAATPVSTESNSSEPTWPTTGPATTAPTVSPGQRIPALVAEVIGATDVDAIDTTRPLVALGLDSLQALDLRRKVTEEFGYELPVTELVGGASLDDVIALLGDRAALTATAPSLAAAGPPPPKPAVGQPAPPPEAGTSLAEHTETVAERLVPDTVDYRRVQAARVDIDRIGLDAMLRALRPAFTGADARSADEIAAGLGFAPRHHWLLRQWLLALETAGVLVRTAEDRYRIAQSVPPPEETDLEKVCAVMGYRPVLAEFLRGCNENLTALARDEMRVQELLFVGGGTDTAEAAYRENLVSAYLNRAARAAVVDLTGTIGARRQPVRILELGAGVGGTTTDVVDGLAELSVPLDYHFTDVSEFFLSAAREHYAGFGWMRYGLLDMNADLRALSASSARYDIVIASNVLHNAHHIGRTLTELHDLLDPGGAVVIIESTRAYAQLLTSVQFLMSPAVGQPHAGADDVRAGRRIFLTDDEWTDELRAAGLRPAVTLPRPGHPLTLLEQRLLVAIKE from the coding sequence ATGGCCACCCTGCGACTCCCGGACGGAACGAGTCCAGTAGTGGTGTCCGCCGACACCCCTGCGCTGTTGCGGGCCGAGGGCGCATCCCTCGCCGACTATCTGACCCGGGCGCCGCATGTCAGCCCGGATCAGCTGAGCCGCATGCTGTTTCGATCGCGGCCAGTCCGGCGGTTCCGGGCGCTGGTGTCGGCCCGGGACGCTGCCGCGCTCGTCGAGGGACTGCGGGCCGTCGCCACCGGAACCGACCACCCGGCCGTCGTACGCTCCGACGGTCCGGCGCGGCGGTCGCGCATCGCCCTGGTCTTTCCGGGGCAGGGCGGACAGCGGCCCGGTATGGGTGCGCTGTATCACCGGCACAGCGCGGCCTTCGCCGCGGAGGTCGAACGTCTCCACGCGGTCTTCGAGGAAGTTGCCGGGTGCTCCCCGCGGTCGTATCTCCTCGACGACGATCCCGATCGCGACACATCCGCCGACGACACCGCTGCGCTGATACAGCCCGCGTTGTTCATGCAGATGGCTGCGCTCGCGGCGATGTGGCGCTCCTTCGGTGTGGTGCCCGAGATCGTCGTCGGGCATTCCCAGGGCGAGATCGCCGCGTGCTATGTCGCCGGCGTGATGGACCTGCACGACGCGATCACCGTACTGACCACCCGCGCGCGATCCGTCGACACCACTGCCTCACAACAATATTCGATGGCCGTCCTCGATACCGACCGCGCCGAGGCGGAATCGTTGCTGGCCCGGCGGTCCGGGTGGGCGGAGATCTCGGTGATCAATTCGCCGCGGATGACCGGGGTGTCCGGCGACACGCCCATCATCACCAGCGTCGTCGACCAACTGGCGGAGGCCGGGCGATTCAGCCGCGTCATCGCCGTCCGTTACCCGGCGCACACCGCCGTCATGCACGAGGTCGCCCGCACCATCCTGGACGCCACGGGTGAACGCCTGAGCGACAAGGGTTTCACCGCCACCCCGATCACCTGCATCGGTTCCACACTCGGGGAGGAGATCACCCCCGATCTTCCACTGGGCGAGTACTGGTTCTGGAATCTGCGCAACGTCGTCCGATTCGACAAGGCTGTTGCGCGTGCCGTTGCGTTGGGCGCCAACACATTCGTGGAATTGTCCGAGCACCCGACGCTGCAGCTGCCGATCGGCGAGACGCTCGAGTCGATCGCGGACGCGACGGCAACAGTGGTCGGGACATCGCGGCGCCAGGCGGAGGACATGTCGGTCATCGCCCGGAACCTCGTGCTGATCGCGGTCGGCGACCTCGACTTCGACTGGACGAGTCTCCTCGTCGAGGACGACACCGCCCGCGGGTCTGCTGCGCTGCCGCTTCCCGACTTTCCGCATACGATCACCAACGATTCGTTCCTGTGGATGACCTATGCGACGAACCGGCCGGAGGTCTCGCCGCCGCACGCCGGGACCAGTGCGCCTGCGACGCCCGCCGCCGTACCCGATCCGACGATGACGGTGGCGCAGCGGTGGGTCCGCATCCCCCGCCGATCCATGGTGGCGCCGCAGACGATGGGCATCGTCGATCTCGGTGCACTCCCCGGGCTCGCCGACGCAATCGTCGAGCACGCACCTGACTTCGGCGCCGCGGCGCGTCGGATCGATGTCGCAGCCGAATCATCGGATGATGCAACGCTGTTGGACGGCGTCGACACGGTGGTCGTGCTGGGACCGGCCGGTGCGCGTGAGCCGCGGGCCGACGCGCGTACACGGGAGGCGATCGGGCAGGCCGCCGACTTCTTCGGTGAGCGCCGCTGGTGGTCGGCGGCTGACCCGCCGCGCGACCACTGGTTGGTGACCGTCGGCGGTGAGGCCGTGACGGACAACGAGTCACCCGAGATCGGGGCGGCCGGTATCGCGGCCGGATTCCGTTGTCTGGGTGCGGAGTACCCGAACGCGTCCTTCGGCCATCTCGATCTCGATCCGGCTCTCCTCGAGACCGGCACCGTGGATGCGGCCGTCGCCGACAAGATCGTGGCGGCCCTGCACATCGCCCGCGAACCCGACATCGCGCTACGCGGCAAGGATCTGTTCGTCAAACGACTCACACCCGCCGACGACACGGCCACCGCCGAAACCCCGGCCGCCGGCCGACATGTGCTGATCACCGGTGGCACCGGTAAGGTCGGCCTGGAGTTCGCCGATCATTTTGCCGCCCAGGGTGTTACGCGGCTGACGCTGGTGAGCCGACGCGGCGCGACCCCCGAGGTGCAGCGTCGGCTGGATGCTCTGCGGCGCAACGGAACCGAGGTCGTCGTCCAGCGCTGCGACATCACCGACGACGCCCAGGTCCGGGCCCTGGGCGAATCGTTGGCCGACGCACCGGTCGACGTGGCGATCCACGCCGCCGCCGACCTGCCACCCGGCACCGGCGGCATCGGTCTCGAGGACATCACCGGCGACGTCGTGTCACGGCTGTGCGACGCGAAAGTGGCTGGCGTGCACCGCATCCTGGGCGCCGTGCCCACCTCCGACGACGTGCGGGTCCTGCTGTGCTCGTCGTTCGCCGCGACGATCGGCGGGCGGGGCACCATCGTCTATTCCGCGGCCAATCGCATGCTCGACGCGGTGGCGACGGCTCTGCGTGCCGACGGCGTCGACTGCGCATCCGTGCAGTGGGGTCAGTGGGCGGTTCACGACGGCTCGGGGGCGGCCGACGCTGCCACCCTGGCCGCCGTCGGCTACCGGACGATGCCGTCCGAATCCGCCATCCGTGCCGGACTCGCGGTGCGCCACAACGCGATCGTCGCCGCTTTCGACTGGCAGCGCGGACACGAGGTCCTCCGCGACTTCGGGTACGGACCGTTGCTGTCCGACCTCGCGTCGGCTGAACCCGCACCACCACGACCATCCACTCGGCCGGCCGCCGACTCCACCCCCGGACCCGCAGCACCGCAACCCGTTCGGGACCTACGTACCGCAGCGTTGGCGGTGGTCGCCGACGTGATCGGCGCCGCCGACGTCGACGCCATCGACACCACCCGCCCGCTGGTCGCGCTGGGCCTGGACTCCCTGCAGGCACTCGACCTGCGACGCAAGGTCACCGAGCAGTTCGGCTACGAGCTTCCCGTCACCGAACTCGTAGGCGGCGCCAGCCTCGACGACGTCACCGCGCTCCTCGGACAGCACGCCGCGACTCCGGTCAGTACCGAATCCAACAGCAGCGAGCCCACGTGGCCCACGACGGGTCCCGCGACAACCGCACCGACGGTGTCACCGGGACAGCGGATTCCGGCACTCGTCGCCGAGGTCATCGGCGCGACCGACGTCGACGCCATCGACACGACGCGACCACTGGTCGCGCTGGGCCTGGACTCCCTGCAGGCACTCGACCTGCGACGCAAGGTCACCGAGGAATTCGGCTACGAACTCCCCGTCACCGAACTCGTCGGTGGTGCCAGCCTCGACGACGTCATCGCACTCCTCGGCGATCGAGCCGCCCTCACCGCCACCGCACCGAGTCTCGCGGCTGCCGGCCCGCCACCGCCGAAACCGGCAGTCGGACAACCCGCGCCGCCACCCGAGGCGGGCACGTCCCTCGCCGAACACACCGAGACGGTCGCCGAGCGGCTCGTGCCCGACACCGTCGACTATCGCCGCGTGCAGGCCGCCCGCGTCGACATCGACCGCATCGGACTCGACGCCATGCTGCGGGCGCTTCGCCCGGCATTCACCGGCGCCGACGCCCGCAGCGCCGACGAGATCGCCGCCGGCCTCGGATTCGCACCACGCCATCACTGGCTGCTGCGGCAGTGGCTGCTCGCATTGGAGACCGCCGGCGTCCTCGTCCGCACCGCAGAGGATCGGTACCGGATCGCGCAATCGGTACCCCCGCCCGAGGAAACCGACTTGGAAAAGGTCTGCGCGGTCATGGGATACCGGCCCGTGCTGGCCGAGTTCCTGCGCGGCTGCAACGAGAACCTCACCGCCCTCGCCCGAGACGAGATGCGGGTGCAGGAGTTGCTGTTCGTCGGCGGCGGCACCGACACCGCCGAGGCGGCCTACCGCGAGAACCTGGTGAGCGCCTACCTGAACCGGGCGGCGCGTGCCGCCGTCGTCGACCTCACCGGCACCATCGGCGCGCGTCGACAGCCGGTGCGCATCCTCGAACTCGGCGCCGGTGTCGGTGGCACCACCACCGACGTCGTCGACGGGCTGGCCGAGCTGAGCGTGCCCCTCGACTACCACTTCACCGACGTCTCCGAGTTCTTCCTGTCGGCCGCCCGCGAGCACTACGCCGGATTCGGTTGGATGCGTTACGGATTGCTGGACATGAACGCCGATCTCCGCGCGCTGTCCGCGTCTTCCGCGCGCTACGACATCGTCATCGCGTCGAATGTGCTCCACAATGCGCACCACATCGGGCGGACGCTGACCGAACTGCACGACCTCCTCGACCCCGGCGGTGCCGTGGTCATCATCGAGTCGACGCGTGCCTACGCACAGTTGCTCACCTCGGTGCAGTTCCTGATGTCCCCGGCGGTGGGTCAACCACACGCCGGCGCCGACGACGTCCGCGCCGGCCGCCGGATCTTCCTCACCGACGACGAATGGACCGACGAACTACGGGCAGCGGGACTGCGGCCGGCGGTCACCCTGCCCCGGCCGGGCCACCCGCTGACCCTGCTCGAGCAGCGCCTCCTCGTCGCGATCAAAGAGTGA
- a CDS encoding non-ribosomal peptide synthetase, which translates to MSGIDDVIALSPLQEGLFSLARLATERDGPGGDDAEGDVYTIPLIVDISGPLDRAALRTACENILIRHPNLRAVFWDKDVPKPVQIVPTEVSMPWADHELSEEAADAFTEREVRRVFDLRDGPSLRFTLIRITDVPAPRHRLIVTVHHILMDGWSVGVFFAELLQMYRAGGSADALGPVRPYRDYIAWLNAQDQAAMIARWSAVLGQLSGPLMFAEVASTGLDATDTRTPVAWHYTVDAERTARLIDWSRAQGITLNTAVQFAWTLVLSRLMDRRDVVYGTVVTGRPHQVTDADRMIGLFLNTIPVAFTLDPDADVAAECRRLQRESAELRDIGYLSLSAVQRAAGHSALFDTMFVFQNAPMDQAGDTTTPDGVTFAPAMAQNLTHYPLTVVAYLHSDELLVAVEAIESVLPVDSDALAALLLDTLDRLPVSGERSVGDVDIVGPERRRALIAESTTPPTPGTGTEDIVELFVRQVNSTPGAIALTDGHTRLTYREVLDDALSLADVLRSAGVGPEDFVAICLPRGVDSIVSILASLAAGGAYVPVDITLPAERISSILTQVRPAAIIINTSTDPGHVALQPDAATIVDLGDPVIRDRARSPMTGLPTRRQPAQAAYAIFTSGSTGEPKGVVNSDAALASYFADHRERVYRPARARLGRPLRIAHAWSLSFDASWQPMIGLFDGHTIHLFDDDAMRDTDLLVTGIRDQRIDMIDTTPSMFRQLAHAGLVDGYTMSTAGTDDAPLSVLALGGEAIDDALWDRLRSLTGVAVHNCYGPTETTVEAVVADVTGADASSPTATIGRPTAAMSGYVLDSGLRQVPDGVTGELYLAGPQVTRGYLGRFSQTAERFVADPFGPPGRRMYRTGDLVRRRPGGALHYLGRADDQVKVRGYRVEIGEIEKALRGAACVRDAAAVVVRRPVGAVLVGFVVPVADGSADPIAIRTGMADRLPSYMIPARLLVVAELPVTVNGKLDSHALTNLARTALESRSDTDEPETETQRTLADALAEVFGGVSPGIDDDFFDLGLDSIVAIALAAAARARGLGVSVRMIASSPTIRDLAAAIDAGGDETDEADGTDDLGEITPLPYPAWMFRQGSHRRLSHTVLLCAPADLTVDVLETIIQTLLDTHPVLRSSVIDTERGPRQVIGARGTVAASGIVREVPAGDIAEVRRRVLFAADEIDPRTGDVMRVGLLRGVPGGDLVAITIHHLAIDVVSWSLVIPELAQRYQQVCSGGDISVGRPVGTSYRRWCAVLDEYARSPELAAQEAFWTAQLDDAATATETSGPLRWGDVRTTEAGSTPAETAALLAAAGPGGIRELLLTALTLTLTTWRRQQGVHGGGVTVALESHGRGGIEALDVSGTVGWFTTVYPVRLGDLTGVAQVDATDGSEVRALHDSVCAALAAVPGDGLGYGLLRDIAGVESLCSAPEPQVEFNYLGRFDLGLGTGGDWSPVTDPELSNAIPSSPEPDLTLRFPLNLVTAVQAGDDGPQLVTTWRWSSVLFDAEQIDDLARLWRTHVSAVASAFEKNKP; encoded by the coding sequence GTGAGCGGTATCGACGACGTCATCGCCCTCAGCCCCCTGCAGGAGGGCCTGTTCTCCCTTGCCCGGCTGGCAACCGAACGAGATGGCCCCGGTGGTGATGACGCCGAGGGAGATGTGTACACGATCCCGCTGATCGTGGACATCTCCGGCCCACTGGACCGCGCCGCACTGCGCACCGCGTGCGAGAACATCCTCATCCGCCACCCCAATCTGCGAGCTGTGTTCTGGGACAAGGACGTTCCTAAGCCGGTGCAGATCGTGCCCACCGAGGTGAGCATGCCGTGGGCAGACCACGAGCTGTCCGAGGAGGCCGCAGATGCGTTCACCGAGCGGGAGGTCCGTCGGGTCTTCGATCTGCGTGACGGACCGTCGTTGCGATTCACCCTGATCCGCATCACCGATGTCCCCGCACCCCGTCACCGGCTGATCGTGACCGTGCACCACATCCTGATGGACGGCTGGTCGGTGGGAGTCTTCTTCGCCGAACTGCTGCAGATGTACCGGGCCGGTGGCAGCGCCGACGCCCTCGGCCCGGTCCGCCCGTACCGCGACTACATCGCCTGGCTCAACGCCCAGGACCAGGCCGCCATGATCGCGCGCTGGTCCGCGGTGCTCGGTCAGTTGTCGGGGCCGCTGATGTTCGCCGAGGTGGCCAGTACCGGACTCGACGCCACCGACACCCGCACCCCGGTGGCCTGGCATTACACCGTGGATGCCGAACGAACCGCCCGCCTCATCGATTGGTCACGCGCACAGGGCATCACGCTCAACACCGCGGTCCAGTTCGCGTGGACACTCGTGCTCTCGCGTCTGATGGACCGTCGCGACGTGGTGTACGGCACGGTCGTGACCGGGCGACCCCATCAGGTGACCGACGCCGACCGGATGATCGGCTTGTTCCTCAACACCATCCCGGTGGCGTTCACGCTCGATCCGGATGCCGACGTGGCCGCGGAATGCCGTCGCCTGCAACGAGAGTCGGCCGAGCTCCGCGACATCGGCTATCTGAGTTTGTCGGCTGTGCAACGCGCGGCCGGGCATTCGGCGCTTTTCGACACGATGTTCGTCTTCCAGAACGCACCGATGGATCAGGCCGGGGACACCACCACTCCCGACGGTGTCACCTTTGCACCGGCCATGGCCCAGAACCTGACTCATTACCCACTGACCGTGGTCGCCTATCTGCACAGTGATGAGTTGTTGGTCGCGGTCGAGGCCATCGAGAGCGTCCTGCCGGTCGACTCAGACGCGCTGGCCGCGCTTCTCCTCGACACACTGGACCGCCTGCCGGTGTCCGGTGAGCGCAGTGTCGGTGACGTCGACATCGTCGGTCCCGAGCGACGCCGCGCCCTGATCGCCGAATCCACCACACCCCCGACGCCGGGAACAGGCACCGAGGACATCGTCGAACTCTTTGTTCGTCAGGTGAATTCGACGCCGGGTGCGATTGCCCTCACCGACGGGCACACACGGCTGACGTACCGGGAAGTGCTCGACGACGCACTGTCGTTGGCGGACGTGCTGCGGTCCGCGGGAGTCGGCCCGGAGGACTTCGTGGCGATCTGTCTGCCGCGAGGCGTCGACTCGATCGTGTCCATCCTGGCCTCCCTGGCAGCGGGCGGTGCGTACGTACCGGTCGACATCACCTTGCCGGCGGAGCGGATCTCCTCGATCCTCACCCAGGTACGTCCCGCCGCGATCATCATCAACACCTCGACCGACCCGGGTCATGTTGCGCTGCAACCAGACGCGGCCACCATCGTCGACCTCGGTGACCCCGTGATCCGGGACCGCGCACGCAGTCCGATGACCGGGTTGCCGACGCGGCGGCAGCCGGCCCAGGCCGCCTACGCGATTTTCACCTCCGGCTCCACCGGAGAGCCCAAGGGTGTCGTCAATTCCGATGCGGCACTGGCGAGTTACTTCGCCGACCATCGGGAGCGAGTATATCGGCCGGCGCGGGCGCGACTCGGTCGTCCGTTGCGCATCGCCCATGCCTGGTCACTGTCCTTCGACGCGTCGTGGCAGCCGATGATCGGCTTGTTCGACGGACACACGATCCATCTCTTCGACGACGACGCGATGCGCGACACCGACCTACTGGTGACCGGCATCCGCGACCAGCGCATCGACATGATCGACACCACGCCGTCGATGTTCCGGCAACTCGCCCATGCCGGTCTGGTCGACGGCTACACGATGTCCACCGCCGGCACCGACGACGCGCCCCTGTCCGTGCTGGCGCTCGGTGGTGAGGCCATCGACGACGCCCTCTGGGACCGGCTGCGCTCACTGACCGGCGTGGCGGTGCACAACTGTTACGGCCCCACCGAGACCACCGTGGAGGCGGTGGTGGCCGACGTGACCGGTGCCGACGCCTCCTCGCCGACGGCCACCATCGGCCGACCGACCGCCGCCATGAGCGGATACGTGCTCGATTCCGGGTTGCGTCAGGTGCCCGACGGCGTCACCGGCGAGCTGTATCTCGCCGGGCCGCAGGTCACCCGCGGCTATCTGGGCAGGTTCTCCCAGACCGCGGAACGGTTTGTGGCCGACCCGTTCGGGCCGCCCGGCCGGCGGATGTATCGGACCGGCGACCTGGTGCGCCGCCGCCCCGGTGGCGCGCTGCACTACCTGGGACGGGCCGACGATCAGGTGAAGGTGCGCGGTTACCGGGTGGAGATCGGCGAAATCGAGAAGGCGTTGCGCGGTGCGGCGTGCGTGCGCGATGCGGCTGCTGTTGTGGTGCGCCGTCCCGTCGGCGCCGTTCTCGTGGGTTTTGTCGTCCCGGTCGCCGACGGGTCCGCGGATCCGATCGCCATCCGCACCGGAATGGCCGATCGTCTGCCGTCGTACATGATTCCGGCGCGGCTGCTCGTGGTGGCGGAGTTGCCGGTGACCGTCAACGGCAAGTTGGACTCGCACGCGCTGACGAACCTCGCCCGCACCGCGCTGGAATCCCGTTCGGACACAGACGAACCGGAGACGGAGACGCAGCGTACCCTGGCCGATGCCCTCGCCGAGGTCTTCGGCGGGGTGTCCCCCGGCATCGACGACGACTTCTTCGATCTGGGACTCGACAGCATCGTCGCCATCGCGCTGGCCGCGGCGGCTCGCGCGCGGGGCCTGGGGGTCAGTGTCCGGATGATCGCGTCGTCGCCGACCATCCGGGACCTCGCCGCCGCGATCGACGCGGGTGGCGACGAGACCGACGAGGCCGACGGGACCGACGACCTCGGTGAGATCACACCACTGCCCTACCCGGCGTGGATGTTCCGTCAGGGGAGCCATCGCCGGTTGTCGCACACCGTACTGCTGTGTGCCCCGGCCGATCTCACGGTGGACGTCCTGGAGACGATCATTCAGACCCTGCTGGACACGCACCCCGTGTTGCGGTCCTCGGTGATCGACACCGAGCGCGGCCCGCGGCAGGTGATCGGCGCGCGAGGCACGGTGGCGGCGAGTGGCATCGTGCGTGAGGTGCCGGCCGGCGACATCGCCGAGGTGCGCCGGCGGGTGTTGTTCGCCGCGGACGAAATCGACCCGCGCACCGGCGATGTCATGCGGGTCGGTCTGTTGCGTGGTGTCCCGGGCGGCGACCTCGTTGCCATCACGATCCATCACCTCGCCATCGACGTCGTGTCATGGAGCCTGGTGATCCCGGAACTCGCACAGCGCTATCAGCAGGTGTGTTCCGGTGGTGACATCAGCGTCGGCAGACCGGTCGGGACGTCGTACCGTCGGTGGTGTGCGGTGCTCGACGAGTATGCACGCTCGCCGGAACTGGCTGCCCAGGAAGCGTTCTGGACCGCGCAGCTCGACGACGCCGCGACGGCCACCGAGACGTCCGGTCCGCTGCGGTGGGGAGACGTCCGGACCACCGAAGCGGGCAGCACGCCGGCCGAGACGGCAGCACTGTTGGCGGCGGCCGGTCCCGGCGGAATCCGCGAATTGCTGCTCACCGCACTCACGTTGACGCTGACCACCTGGCGTCGACAGCAGGGCGTCCACGGTGGCGGCGTGACAGTGGCCCTGGAATCGCATGGACGCGGCGGCATCGAGGCACTCGACGTCTCCGGCACCGTCGGTTGGTTCACCACCGTCTACCCGGTTCGGCTCGGTGACCTCACCGGCGTCGCGCAGGTCGACGCGACCGACGGGTCCGAGGTTCGCGCACTGCATGATTCGGTGTGCGCGGCACTCGCCGCGGTACCCGGCGACGGACTGGGTTACGGGCTGTTGCGGGACATCGCCGGGGTGGAGTCGTTGTGCTCGGCGCCCGAGCCGCAGGTCGAGTTCAACTATCTGGGCCGCTTCGACCTCGGGCTCGGCACCGGCGGCGACTGGTCACCGGTCACCGATCCCGAACTGAGCAACGCCATCCCGTCGTCTCCGGAACCGGATCTGACACTGCGCTTTCCGCTCAATCTGGTCACCGCCGTGCAGGCCGGTGATGACGGCCCACAACTGGTGACCACCTGGCGGTGGAGTTCGGTGTTGTTCGACGCGGAGCAGATCGATGACCTGGCCCGGCTGTGGCGGACCCATGTGTCCGCGGTGGCCTCGGCATTCGAGAAGAACAAGCCCTGA
- a CDS encoding thioesterase II family protein — protein MAKPGWIRKFHKTSPEVTTPMLIFPHAGAGASTYRELSKLLSTDFDVIVFQYPGRQDRVAEPPMTDLADIAAGAFTEFEASEYNNGVPFMTFGHSLGGVTSFEFARLAEAAGLPQHQATISAAVAPSRGAFRPPAPTDDEELLDHLASLEGTGADVLASRELMRLTLPVLKADHAAADAYRCPQDVRISTRIHALGGDSDPLVGLADLNAWRNHSPDVEVTVFDGGHFYVNDHLRDVADLLVADAATPARR, from the coding sequence ATGGCCAAGCCCGGCTGGATTCGTAAGTTCCACAAGACATCACCCGAGGTCACCACTCCGATGCTGATCTTCCCGCATGCGGGGGCAGGGGCGTCGACGTACCGTGAGTTGTCCAAACTGCTGTCCACGGACTTCGACGTGATCGTCTTTCAGTACCCGGGACGGCAGGATCGGGTCGCGGAGCCCCCGATGACCGATCTGGCCGACATCGCTGCGGGCGCCTTCACCGAGTTCGAGGCGTCGGAGTACAACAACGGTGTCCCGTTCATGACCTTCGGGCATTCCCTCGGCGGGGTGACGTCCTTCGAGTTCGCGCGTCTGGCCGAGGCGGCCGGTCTGCCGCAGCATCAGGCGACGATCTCGGCCGCCGTGGCACCGTCCCGGGGCGCGTTCCGGCCGCCTGCCCCCACCGATGACGAGGAGCTCCTCGATCATCTTGCGAGCCTGGAGGGTACCGGTGCCGACGTCCTCGCCAGCCGCGAACTCATGCGCCTGACCCTGCCGGTCCTGAAAGCCGACCACGCCGCCGCGGACGCATACCGGTGTCCGCAGGATGTGCGCATCTCCACCCGGATTCACGCGCTCGGTGGGGACTCCGATCCGCTCGTCGGCCTCGCCGATCTGAACGCGTGGCGCAACCACAGCCCCGATGTGGAGGTGACCGTCTTCGACGGCGGGCACTTCTATGTGAACGACCATCTCCGCGACGTCGCCGACCTGCTCGTGGCTGACGCGGCCACCCCCGCCCGCCGGTGA